A single region of the Caballeronia insecticola genome encodes:
- a CDS encoding response regulator transcription factor — protein MIQVKPFVAIVDDEESVRRAIKRLLRSAGVASETFKTGDEFLEMFESIPSYRPACVALDIQMPGANGLEVQRRLEGSGVPVIFITAHDQAAIRQEAFAKGAAGYLTKPFNDEVLIKAVRAAIAMNDET, from the coding sequence ATGATCCAGGTCAAGCCGTTCGTAGCCATAGTGGATGACGAGGAATCGGTGCGCCGCGCGATCAAGCGACTTTTACGTTCCGCCGGGGTTGCTTCGGAAACCTTCAAGACGGGTGACGAGTTCCTGGAGATGTTCGAATCGATTCCGTCGTATCGGCCAGCGTGCGTCGCGCTCGACATACAAATGCCGGGCGCGAACGGGCTCGAGGTCCAGCGGCGGCTCGAAGGCAGCGGCGTCCCCGTGATTTTCATCACGGCGCACGATCAGGCCGCGATCCGGCAAGAAGCGTTCGCCAAAGGCGCGGCAGGCTACTTGACGAAGCCATTCAACGACGAAGTGCTGATCAAGGCCGTGCGGGCCGCCATTGCCATGAACGACGAGACGTAG
- a CDS encoding ISNCY family transposase — MNMTGTITMSMRELDRLRVIQAVAGRQLKPGRAAERLGLSVRQIERLVLRYRADGAHGLVSGKRARASNHRLPDGVAQRAVALIRERYVDFGPTLACEKLRECHGIELAVETIRSLMTTAGLWLPRKQRPPRIHQPRNRRACLGELIQIDGSEHRWFEDRAPQCTLLVFIDDATGRLMTLHFTATESTFSYFEALSKYLRVHGKPMAFYSDKASVFYVKNRSSTAGKGVTQFGRALYELNIDSFCANTSQAKGRVERANLTLQDRLVKELRLRGISTWEAANAYAPSFIADFNHRFGKPPRSDHDAHRPLRADDDLTQLLAHRVWRKVTHTLTVQYDRVMYLLEDTPANRLLIHQQVEVVEYPNGSVEVQANGEVLSCGTYDRIARIDQGAEVENKRLAHALEAARLLQAKRDDRRASDAPSRTHRGEQVQAKKALEGLKKQRALDIADMNEAILEVSAKALRERGAAAPPQPRNPNASKQIIRSKRDICI; from the coding sequence ATGAACATGACTGGGACCATCACGATGTCGATGCGCGAACTGGACCGACTCAGAGTGATTCAGGCCGTGGCTGGGCGCCAACTCAAGCCAGGCCGTGCCGCCGAACGGCTGGGCTTGAGCGTGCGGCAGATCGAGAGGCTCGTCTTGCGTTACCGGGCAGACGGCGCGCACGGTCTGGTCTCGGGCAAGCGCGCACGCGCGAGTAATCATAGGCTGCCGGACGGCGTGGCGCAGCGTGCAGTTGCGCTGATCCGGGAGCGCTACGTCGATTTTGGTCCGACGCTGGCCTGCGAGAAGTTACGGGAATGTCACGGCATTGAACTGGCCGTCGAGACGATCCGTTCCCTGATGACGACTGCGGGCCTCTGGTTACCCCGCAAGCAGCGCCCGCCGCGGATTCACCAGCCGCGCAATCGCCGCGCGTGCCTGGGCGAATTGATCCAGATCGACGGCAGCGAGCATCGCTGGTTTGAAGACCGTGCACCACAATGCACGCTGCTGGTGTTCATCGACGACGCCACCGGGCGGCTGATGACGCTGCATTTCACCGCGACCGAGTCGACCTTCAGTTATTTCGAGGCGCTCTCGAAGTATCTGCGCGTGCATGGCAAGCCAATGGCGTTTTACAGCGACAAGGCCAGTGTCTTCTACGTCAAGAACCGCTCGAGCACGGCGGGCAAAGGTGTGACGCAGTTCGGCCGCGCCTTGTACGAACTGAACATCGATTCATTCTGCGCGAACACGAGCCAGGCCAAAGGGCGCGTGGAACGCGCCAACCTGACTTTGCAGGACCGGCTGGTCAAGGAGTTGCGTTTGCGCGGCATCAGCACCTGGGAGGCGGCTAATGCCTATGCGCCCTCCTTCATCGCTGATTTCAATCACCGCTTCGGCAAGCCGCCACGCAGCGACCATGACGCCCATCGGCCCCTGCGCGCCGACGACGATCTGACGCAACTTCTGGCCCATCGCGTCTGGCGCAAGGTGACCCATACGTTGACGGTGCAGTACGACCGAGTGATGTATCTGCTGGAAGACACGCCCGCCAACCGCCTGCTGATTCACCAGCAAGTCGAGGTGGTCGAATATCCGAATGGCAGCGTCGAAGTTCAGGCCAACGGTGAAGTGCTTTCCTGCGGCACGTACGACCGTATTGCCCGGATCGATCAGGGCGCCGAAGTCGAGAACAAGCGGCTGGCCCACGCACTCGAAGCTGCACGACTCCTGCAGGCCAAACGCGATGATCGTCGTGCCTCCGATGCACCGTCACGCACGCATCGCGGTGAACAGGTTCAAGCCAAGAAGGCACTTGAAGGACTGAAGAAGCAACGCGCACTGGACATCGCGGATATGAACGAAGCCATTCTCGAAGTCAGCGCCAAAGCATTGCGGGAACGGGGGGCGGCTGCGCCGCCCCAACCCCGAAATCCGAACGCAAGCAAGCAAATCATCCGTTCGAAACGCGACATCTGTATTTAG
- a CDS encoding PDDEXK-like family protein: MFMARAPETLVWPRTYGKMRHFYLAETRHLNLGPTPLMSIINIMLNRESLLRIDNAQIPSLTSARPNTERLPPSTSNRTLNAKCNNPAQSKSRQPLLMPDPNIVSAASTDAAWAEFFEHFKNFDQRRKEQKQRGLNDYSLLAAVLQISDEVRLHSRFLFSMLNPDGAHFQNGAFGQAFMATLGYADWLDWSKVRVFREHDYIDLYLTDGERHVLIENKLNAIDQPGQVSRYIDSVRAWCNEREMPASSDHILFVYLSNGRRTPTHVSLQPYELSASSDGSFVVDKEQRKVARYANAHYRDHIQSWISTCLERVRHVDNLRNAFMEYRLVVERVTKTHKSRVMNLEDFLLEDSAELDSPTRIRHAFEIARQVSSLKAKWLTDMFEAGLRELLDRVARDHLIPIDAAESEDLEPFQFAPHHARRFFLERGNRDAKNKGRFWRFLTRSSFGPIALAVLFGARNLHIGLLPLRLGDSGDMGFDGKRPIDEFKLVHNAQIFEFKQHAAINGVFPGLISWTVRLDEEIENLSRFEDSRSKFVMIALLEHVLKESAALLHRSQTENEIFTR, translated from the coding sequence ATGTTCATGGCCCGCGCTCCTGAAACGCTTGTCTGGCCACGAACCTACGGCAAAATGCGACATTTCTACTTGGCAGAAACACGACATTTGAACTTGGGACCTACACCTCTGATGTCGATAATTAACATTATGTTAAATCGTGAATCGTTGCTAAGAATCGATAACGCCCAGATTCCCTCACTTACCAGCGCCCGACCAAATACCGAGCGATTGCCCCCAAGCACATCCAACCGCACGCTCAACGCAAAATGTAATAATCCCGCACAATCAAAATCCCGCCAACCGCTGCTCATGCCTGATCCAAACATCGTAAGCGCAGCATCCACCGACGCAGCGTGGGCCGAGTTTTTCGAGCATTTCAAAAACTTCGACCAGCGTCGGAAAGAACAAAAGCAGCGCGGCCTGAACGATTACAGTCTCCTGGCCGCCGTCCTGCAAATCAGCGATGAAGTACGCCTGCACTCGCGCTTCCTGTTTTCGATGCTCAATCCTGACGGGGCCCATTTTCAAAACGGTGCTTTCGGCCAAGCGTTCATGGCAACGCTTGGCTATGCAGACTGGCTTGACTGGTCAAAGGTCCGCGTTTTTCGCGAACACGACTACATCGACCTCTACCTCACAGACGGCGAGCGTCACGTTCTCATCGAAAACAAGCTGAACGCGATCGATCAGCCAGGACAAGTGAGCCGCTATATCGATTCGGTAAGGGCATGGTGCAACGAGCGCGAGATGCCGGCGTCGTCGGACCACATCCTGTTTGTCTACCTCTCGAACGGGCGGCGGACGCCCACTCACGTGAGCCTACAGCCCTACGAGTTAAGCGCGTCGAGCGACGGATCATTCGTCGTCGACAAAGAGCAGCGCAAAGTAGCTCGATATGCAAACGCGCATTATCGCGATCACATTCAGTCGTGGATTTCTACGTGTCTCGAACGGGTGCGTCACGTTGACAACTTGCGCAATGCATTCATGGAGTATCGTCTCGTCGTCGAACGAGTGACTAAAACGCATAAGAGCCGCGTGATGAACCTTGAAGATTTTTTGCTGGAAGATTCGGCTGAACTGGACAGTCCCACGCGTATCCGTCATGCCTTCGAGATTGCCCGCCAGGTCTCCTCGCTAAAGGCGAAATGGTTGACCGACATGTTCGAAGCCGGATTGCGTGAACTGCTCGACCGCGTCGCTCGTGATCACTTGATTCCAATTGACGCCGCAGAGAGCGAGGACCTCGAGCCTTTCCAGTTCGCGCCACATCACGCGCGGAGATTCTTTCTTGAACGCGGCAACAGAGACGCGAAAAATAAAGGCAGATTCTGGCGCTTTTTGACGAGATCGTCGTTCGGTCCGATCGCGCTGGCAGTGTTATTCGGCGCCAGGAATCTTCACATCGGCTTGCTGCCGCTTCGGCTCGGCGATTCAGGCGACATGGGCTTCGATGGTAAGAGACCCATCGACGAATTCAAGCTTGTTCATAACGCGCAGATCTTCGAATTCAAGCAGCATGCGGCGATAAACGGAGTGTTTCCAGGCCTCATTTCCTGGACTGTTCGTCTTGACGAGGAAATAGAGAATCTGTCGAGATTTGAAGACAGCCGCTCGAAGTTCGTCATGATCGCGCTCCTCGAACACGTGCTAAAAGAAAGCGCCGCCCTGCTTCACCGATCACAAACAGAAAACGAAATTTTTACCAGATGA
- a CDS encoding two-component system sensor histidine kinase NtrB, translated as MTTVSPNVIIAATKPDTVSSRQRRSTTPWPFRVLFSINETRSKARPAQELPELQELQEVKSNGSGEQGGPLQDLDNDQFKCALELLPFAILTSNPDNEILAANMGAQKLFGYSQIELLGESVNTLIPGLAYDVEATLADNRFRLPDPSVGGARDLVARRKDGTQFPAEITVNRLSSEQHAPTLTVVIDRTERYELQRHRQELAHLTRISTLGELAGSLAHELNQPLTAILSNVQAAQRFLNAQPIDLDEVREILVDLVDDNQRASEVIRRIRALVKKGELEAAPLDLSGVVGDVVLLLHSDAIVRGIRVFVNIAPDLPPVFGDRVQLQQVVLNLMLNAFDAMDREGQQIREVIIDATLDTKALLRVAVIDRGTGLEDNMMDKLFVPFFTSKRDGLGLGLSISRSIVEMHGGRIWAQSNPQGGAAFYFTLPVASAAALQLRNQP; from the coding sequence ATGACGACCGTATCTCCTAACGTGATCATTGCCGCGACGAAGCCGGACACGGTGTCTTCACGTCAGCGTCGCAGCACTACACCCTGGCCTTTCAGGGTACTGTTCTCGATCAACGAAACGCGCTCGAAAGCGCGTCCTGCGCAAGAGTTGCCAGAGTTGCAAGAGCTGCAGGAGGTCAAGTCGAACGGCTCCGGGGAGCAGGGTGGTCCGCTGCAAGACCTCGACAATGATCAGTTCAAATGCGCGCTGGAACTGCTGCCATTCGCGATACTCACGTCCAATCCCGACAACGAGATTCTCGCCGCGAACATGGGCGCTCAGAAACTCTTTGGTTACAGTCAGATCGAGTTACTCGGTGAATCCGTCAACACGCTGATACCGGGACTTGCGTACGACGTCGAAGCGACGCTGGCGGACAATCGCTTTCGGCTGCCTGATCCCTCGGTGGGCGGCGCACGCGATCTCGTGGCGCGACGAAAGGACGGCACGCAGTTTCCAGCGGAAATCACGGTCAATCGCCTTTCGTCGGAGCAGCACGCGCCGACGCTGACCGTGGTGATCGACCGCACCGAACGATACGAGCTTCAGCGTCATCGGCAGGAACTTGCCCATCTGACGCGCATCTCCACGCTGGGAGAGCTGGCTGGCTCGCTGGCGCATGAACTCAATCAACCGCTCACGGCAATCTTGAGCAACGTGCAGGCAGCGCAGCGATTTTTGAATGCGCAGCCGATCGATCTCGACGAAGTGCGCGAGATTCTCGTGGACCTCGTCGATGACAATCAGCGTGCGAGCGAAGTCATTCGCCGTATTCGCGCGCTCGTCAAGAAGGGCGAACTTGAAGCTGCGCCACTCGATCTTTCGGGCGTGGTTGGGGATGTCGTGCTCCTGCTGCATAGCGACGCGATCGTGCGTGGCATACGCGTGTTCGTCAATATCGCGCCAGACTTGCCGCCGGTGTTCGGCGACAGAGTGCAGTTGCAGCAGGTCGTGCTCAACCTCATGCTCAACGCGTTCGATGCAATGGACCGCGAAGGTCAGCAAATTCGCGAAGTGATCATCGACGCCACGCTCGATACCAAGGCCCTCCTGCGTGTCGCGGTGATCGACCGTGGAACCGGTCTCGAAGACAACATGATGGATAAGCTCTTCGTGCCGTTCTTTACGTCGAAGCGTGACGGGCTTGGCCTTGGGCTTTCCATCAGCCGCTCGATCGTCGAGATGCATGGCGGGCGTATCTGGGCGCAAAGCAATCCGCAAGGCGGTGCGGCCTTTTATTTCACGTTGCCCGTTGCATCCGCGGCGGCCCTGCAATTGCGCAATCAGCCATGA
- a CDS encoding response regulator transcription factor produces MSDHPPIVFVVDDDESVRRALTRLIRSAGYRVEGYASARAFLDRPSSMDAEACLVLDVQLPDLNGLALQRQLNATGVTLPIIFVTAHGDIAMTVNAMKAGAMDFLTKPVGEADLFVAIEAALLHASEVRAHRVEADIILNRLSRLTPREREVLSLLAEGRVNKQVACELGTAVKTIKVHRGRVLEKMETHSLAELVRILNKANVLHMLKHALAH; encoded by the coding sequence ATGAGCGATCATCCGCCGATCGTGTTCGTGGTCGATGACGACGAAAGCGTGCGCCGTGCCTTGACGCGCCTGATTCGTTCCGCAGGATATCGCGTCGAAGGATATGCGTCGGCGCGAGCGTTTCTGGATCGACCTTCGTCGATGGACGCCGAAGCCTGCCTCGTTCTGGATGTCCAGTTACCCGACCTCAATGGGCTCGCATTGCAGCGCCAGTTGAATGCGACCGGCGTGACTCTGCCGATTATCTTCGTCACCGCTCACGGCGACATCGCGATGACGGTCAACGCAATGAAGGCCGGCGCCATGGATTTTCTGACCAAGCCGGTTGGAGAGGCCGATCTCTTCGTCGCAATCGAGGCAGCCTTGCTGCATGCCTCCGAGGTGCGCGCGCATCGCGTCGAGGCAGACATCATCCTCAATCGCCTGAGCCGGCTCACGCCGCGTGAGCGCGAAGTGCTTTCTCTACTTGCAGAAGGCCGCGTCAACAAGCAGGTCGCCTGTGAACTCGGGACAGCGGTCAAGACCATCAAGGTCCATCGCGGTCGAGTTCTGGAGAAGATGGAGACGCATTCGCTCGCCGAGCTCGTGCGAATCCTCAATAAGGCGAACGTCCTGCATATGTTGAAGCACGCGCTCGCGCACTGA